One segment of Herbaspirillum hiltneri N3 DNA contains the following:
- a CDS encoding amino acid ABC transporter permease: protein MNSFFQWEIIGEYLPLFVEGTWMTIKVALICVISGTCWGLVLGVGRLAEARHGFWKYFLRYAVQLPVRFYVSFLRGTPLFVQILLIHFALMPMLINPSGGLILSGDIAREIRSQYGAFASAVLAITLNSGAYVSEIFRAGIQSIDRGQSEASRSLGMTYMQTLRKVVLPQAFRRMLPPLGNNAIAIVKDSSLASAIGLAELAYAARTVSGAYARYWEPYLTISLVYWAITLLLSAFVRHLETRYGKGDAR from the coding sequence ATGAATTCTTTCTTCCAATGGGAAATCATCGGCGAGTACCTGCCCTTGTTCGTCGAGGGTACGTGGATGACCATCAAGGTCGCGCTGATCTGCGTGATTTCCGGTACCTGCTGGGGCCTGGTGTTGGGCGTCGGCCGGCTGGCCGAGGCGCGCCATGGTTTCTGGAAATATTTCCTGCGTTACGCGGTGCAGTTGCCGGTGCGTTTTTATGTCAGCTTCCTGCGCGGCACGCCGCTGTTTGTGCAGATCCTGCTGATCCATTTCGCGCTGATGCCGATGCTGATCAATCCGAGCGGCGGTCTGATCCTGAGCGGCGACATTGCGCGTGAGATCCGTTCACAGTACGGCGCGTTCGCGTCGGCGGTGCTGGCAATCACGCTCAACTCCGGCGCCTATGTGTCGGAAATCTTCCGCGCCGGCATCCAGTCGATCGACCGCGGCCAGAGCGAAGCCTCGCGCTCGCTCGGCATGACTTACATGCAGACGCTGCGCAAGGTGGTGCTGCCGCAGGCGTTCCGGCGCATGCTGCCGCCGCTGGGCAACAACGCCATCGCCATCGTCAAGGATTCGTCGCTGGCCTCGGCCATCGGCCTGGCCGAGCTGGCCTATGCCGCGCGCACGGTCTCCGGTGCGTATGCGCGCTACTGGGAGCCGTACCTGACCATTTCGCTGGTCTACTGGGCGATTACCTTGCTGTTGTCGGCATTTGTCCGCCACCTCGAAACACGCTACGGCAAAGGAGATGCACGATGA
- a CDS encoding basic amino acid ABC transporter substrate-binding protein translates to MSLKKLVLLAGSVLAMSLTAVSAQAADQTYVVGAGGTYRPFEFETPKKELVGFDIDIIKAIAKASGFQIKLVSTPWEGIFATLGQGDRDIIISGITITEKRAQMVDFSLPYFPAEQVIITGAGNKVAALADLKKLQVGVVNSTAGDIVISEEIGKSSTAIHRFDNTPLMLEELYRGGVDAAIGDVGVIKFYIKSHPEKQFKVVSDAKFTRQYFGIAVKKGNKELQDKINAGLKKIVADGTYAKIYKEWFDANVPTLPLQ, encoded by the coding sequence ATGTCGCTCAAGAAACTCGTCCTGCTCGCAGGCAGCGTGCTGGCTATGTCGCTGACCGCCGTCTCGGCCCAGGCAGCAGACCAGACTTATGTCGTCGGCGCAGGCGGCACTTACCGTCCGTTTGAATTCGAAACACCGAAGAAGGAACTGGTCGGTTTCGACATCGACATCATCAAGGCCATCGCCAAGGCGTCGGGCTTCCAGATCAAGCTGGTCAGCACGCCATGGGAAGGCATCTTCGCCACCCTGGGCCAGGGCGACCGCGACATCATCATTTCCGGCATCACCATCACTGAAAAGCGCGCCCAGATGGTCGACTTTTCGCTGCCGTACTTCCCGGCTGAACAAGTCATCATCACCGGCGCCGGCAACAAGGTGGCGGCACTGGCGGACCTGAAGAAACTGCAGGTCGGCGTGGTCAATTCCACCGCAGGCGACATCGTCATTTCGGAAGAAATCGGCAAGTCGAGCACCGCGATCCATCGTTTCGACAATACCCCGCTGATGCTCGAAGAGCTGTATCGCGGCGGCGTTGATGCGGCCATCGGCGACGTCGGCGTGATCAAGTTCTACATCAAGAGCCATCCCGAGAAGCAATTCAAGGTGGTCAGCGACGCCAAGTTCACCCGTCAATATTTCGGCATCGCCGTCAAGAAGGGTAACAAGGAACTGCAGGACAAGATCAACGCCGGCCTGAAGAAGATCGTCGCCGACGGCACCTACGCCAAGATCTACAAGGAATGGTTCGACGCCAACGTGCCGACGCTGCCGTTGCAATAA
- the rocF gene encoding arginase: MTELHSKESREIRLIGAPTDIGAGRRGASMGPEALRVANLQQALQQHGLAVTDGGDVSGPPNPQQGPVQGFRHLEQVVAWNRAVHEAVHGALHHGQVPVLLGGDHALAIGSIAAVAQHCREQGKKLLVLWLDAHADANTSDSTPTGNIHGMPVACLLGDGPDVLTHIGGQTPALQPDAIRQIGIRSVDRDEKRHLRELGLRVYDMRHIDEHGMRVTMEQALAGIDADTHLHVSFDIDFLDPAVAPGVGTAVPGGPTYRETQLCMEMIADTGRLASLDVMELNPACDVRNQTAELVVELVESLFGKSTLIR, from the coding sequence ATGACAGAACTCCATAGCAAGGAAAGCAGGGAAATCCGCCTGATCGGCGCTCCCACCGATATCGGCGCCGGTCGTCGCGGCGCCTCGATGGGGCCTGAAGCGCTGCGCGTGGCGAACCTGCAGCAAGCCTTGCAGCAGCACGGTCTCGCCGTGACCGACGGCGGCGATGTCAGCGGCCCGCCCAATCCGCAGCAAGGCCCGGTGCAGGGTTTCCGCCATCTGGAACAAGTGGTGGCCTGGAACCGTGCGGTGCATGAAGCGGTGCACGGCGCCTTGCATCACGGCCAGGTACCGGTGCTGCTGGGCGGCGACCACGCGCTGGCGATCGGTTCGATTGCTGCGGTGGCGCAACATTGCCGCGAGCAGGGCAAGAAACTGCTGGTGCTCTGGCTGGATGCGCATGCCGACGCCAACACCAGCGACTCGACGCCGACCGGCAACATCCACGGCATGCCGGTGGCCTGTCTGCTGGGCGACGGCCCGGACGTGCTCACGCACATCGGCGGCCAGACGCCCGCGCTGCAACCGGACGCCATCCGCCAGATCGGCATTCGCAGCGTCGACCGCGACGAAAAACGCCACCTGCGCGAACTCGGCCTGCGCGTCTACGACATGCGCCACATCGACGAGCACGGCATGCGCGTGACGATGGAGCAGGCCCTGGCCGGCATTGATGCCGACACCCATTTGCACGTGAGCTTCGACATCGACTTCCTCGATCCGGCGGTGGCGCCCGGGGTGGGTACGGCGGTGCCGGGCGGACCGACCTACCGCGAAACCCAGCTGTGCATGGAAATGATCGCCGATACCGGCCGGCTTGCATCGCTCGACGTCATGGAGCTCAATCCGGCCTGCGACGTGCGCAACCAGACGGCCGAGCTGGTGGTGGAGCTGGTGGAGAGCCTGTTCGGAAAATCGACATTGATTCGATAA